The Arvicanthis niloticus isolate mArvNil1 chromosome 9, mArvNil1.pat.X, whole genome shotgun sequence genomic interval GAGCAAACTTGAAGAGCTAAGTTTGATCCCCATCACCTACATGGAAAGCTGGGTGCTATGGCACATGTGTAACCCCAGTGTTAAGGAGGTGGAGTCAGAAGATCCCTGGGCATCACTGGGCAGTCATCCTAGCCTAAAGGGCAAGCCCTAGGTCCCATCAAGAGACTCTCAAAAAAACAAGGCTCCGAGGGGTAACACCTGAGCTTAGCCTCTggcctgcactcacatgtacagcTGCACACAAATTAGTACGAATACAaggcatgcacgcatgcacactcatacaaacaaacacactattagatacgtgtgtgtgtgtgtgtagatcctAACATTTACAGTGCATTTCTTACCACCTAAGACAggtgcttgtaatcctagcactctggaggcagcaACAGAAGAAGGAACACAGGCTAGCCCGTTCAATAGCAGCTAAGGCTACTTAGTAGTACCAAGTTACaatattgaaatgaaaaaaagcaGGCTTGAGAGGGGTTCAACAGGTAAAAGAAAGCACTGCTCTAAGagaggacccaaatttgattcccagccctTACATCAGGTGCTCACTACCACCTGTCAGCCCGGGAGTTTCTGTCCTTGGGGCCCTATGTACaaatctatacatacatacatacatacatacatacatacacataataaaaaatttaaattaaaaacaaaacccagtgaGCAATAATTGTCCTCCTCCATCATAGCTTCCTGTCCCCAGACTATGTTAAAGTACTCATGTTCAATACCAGTGACTATGCTGTTTACTGTGTATGTAACATCAAACACTCTCTCTTAGGACAGAGAAAATGTCTTCAGTAAAATGATGCATTAACAGAGGGTCTTCTCCCACTTTTTTTCTAGAGAAATACATTCCTGGTCAGTGCTCTGCGATGGAAGAGTTTCAGACCAATGACTCTTTTCAGCATGAACTTGAAGATTTCATTAGAAAGCAGAAAGCCAGAGGATTACATCCAAATGTCTGCTTCAGAAAGATGGCAGAGGATTCTGTTTACCAAAAGAGAGACAGTGTCAGCCCTGGagctccagtgctggggttaccaTTCTGGTTCAGAAACTATTCCAGATATTCTCCTTACAAAAGTCTGACAGTGGAAAACCAGATACCTTACTACAGACAAAGACTGGAATCTCTAAAACATTGTCTGAAAAACCAGCCAGTCAGTcaggacagaaaggagagaacaaggtgccaggaggaagaagccagcactcaggagccagggaTGCCCAAGGGGAAACTCTACAGAGTGAGAGGTTCATGCAGAGAAGATAGCCTCGGCAGAAGGAAGGTCTCAGCAGAGCCAGGAGATACAGAGAGGTCTAAGCACAGAAAGGAGAACCACCATAATGGGAGACATTCCACTAAAGGCAGACACAGGTCCCACCATAAGAAGAAGGAACCGGAGGAAAGGGATTTGTGGGATGAAGCTATCCTGGGCAGTCGCTACTGATGTTTGTGCACTTTGGGTCCCAAAAGTCAATGTGTTGATTCTCTTGGTAAGGGTGGATTAAATGACCTCAAAGCAGTTAGCTACCAGGTGGCTGCCGTGGTCCGTTTGCTCTACTGGTGTGGAATTGTGAGTCTGCACAGGGCTGTTCTCTGCTGGTGCTGCAGGGGAAGACCCTTTGGCAGTGTGCAAGGCCTTTGGGCTGTGCTGACAGACACAGGGACTTTCAGTCAGAAGCCTGAGTGTCCTTTAGAAGTCAGTTAATTCAGATAGATCTAGGTGCTGAGGCTGGAGATGCTTCGCTCTGGGCTTTAATCATCAGAGGCCCTAGCACTTGGCTCTAGAGCAGGAACTAGCAGGAGTAGGTAGTAGCTGCAGGCCGTGCATTTGAATGCACAGTTCCTGGAACAGGCCAGAGCTATAGTTCTGGGGGCTGGGGTATTCAGACACTTGGCATCTCCCTGAAACTCTTCCCGTGATCAGGGCCCACTTGCTGTTCTACAGCTTTTTGTTGACCACAGTACCTCTGCTTCCTATTGTTTCTGCCCTTGGCCACTCTGGGAATTTGAGCCAAAAATTCTGTTCTTACCATCCGGGCTACTGTGGAAAACATGGCAACAATGGCTGCTGCCACCTTTGCCATCGCTACCGTTCTGGCAATACTTCTGTCCACTCTGTCTTCTTGCTACCACTCAGCCCCTTTACTAATGGTAAAGACCAGAAGAAGACAAGAATTGTGATCTGCACTAATGGGGCTGTATTATTTTTTCCCATGCTGAGGATTTAATCCAGAgccttgagcatgctaggcaagacctctccactgagctacatctcaccCCCAGTCATGAGCCTTCTTCTGATGGGCCACCAAGGGAAGTGCCCTGCCACACCTAGTCTGGCTACAATTGGCTGCAGGATTACCTGACATTCGCCAAGGTTTATGATAAGCAGATCAACATAAGCTGTGTAAAACTGCCTCGGTGATAAcagctgggcttaaaggcattcaccaccatgcACGCCAAGAGAGAATTGTCTTATATATATTAGCCAGATGCTATTAAACAAGAAAAACTAAATTCAAAACATTTAGAAGCAAAGCAGAAGGCTTTGCTATAAAAATTAGAGGCgtgtaaataaacattaaataaacacacagaagaaCCCCAGAAAGACATAGAGTATCTTCTACGAGTGGGCTCAGAAGACAAGAATTTAGTGGGTGAAGGACAGCAGTGAGGGGAAGACTAACTTTCAAGGGGCTAGCGAGAGGGCTCAGGGGGTAGAGGtggttgccaccaagcctggcttaaacctgagtttgatccctgggacccacactgtAAGAAAGAGCCAACTCCTGCAGTGTGCTGGTTTTATGCAGAATTTTGTCTCATATGAGACTTTTCCTGTAGCTATTTGTAAAGGCAAGAAACAGAGCAGAGGGAAATTAATGTCCTGCCCCAGGTATCAAATTATCATCTCTTCAAACAGGACCTCATGCACTTGTCTGGTATTTTAATCTCTTCCAGTAGAGGGTGGTAGAAGGTCATTGCAGAGTCAGGAAAGGGGGACTTCGCTTTCCCCTGACGTCTTTTCTTAATTACAAAAAATGGGGAGGTGTCGCCTCTGCACCTCAGTAAATGGCTTGGTTGGTGGGTTGTGTTACCCAATTCTGTCTGCAGAGTGTAAATCCTGAGTGGTTGGGGAAAGGACCCTCAGGCTTCCCCCTCTGAGTTGTGCCTCCACAGCCCCACCCATGGAGCCCAGCCCCAGGCAGGTCAACTGCCACCTGCAGGTCATGGCCAGCCACCTGCTTGGTGCTGTGCATCTGACAGTTGTGGCATTTTATTCTTAACTCTACAAAGTAGAGCTGTCTTCATTAATTGAACTGTATCCCAGAGCGAGTACTTGTGGGCCTGGCGGAagtgcttgttgccaagcctgacaagctgagcCCAGTCCCTGGGTCCCTCATGGTGGAAGGATAGAGGACCAGCTCCCccaagtcctctgacctccacgtgcccCACGGATTCACCCTCtacacccccaacacacaaagTTTTTTAAAACATGCATTCATTTTATCTTGGATTTCATCAATAAAAATGTGCGTGATTGTTTTGTGTTGTAACATGTGATATCTTTGGCTGTGACTCTTGCCCACAAAGCCCAAAATAACTTACTATCTGGCCCTTTACAGAAGACCCATCAAACCCTGCCCTAGAGTCCTCTTGTGCCCGTCGTTTTTGATTAATTActtttttgtatttgattttctcTAACCACTGTTGTGGCTTTGACTTGACCATGACTGATACAGTGCTATTAGACAAACTATTTCTGTCAATTAAGAAATCATAAACCAAAGAGTAGAATAAGTATTTTACCTGTTCATTTAGACAGTAAATGATGGGGAGGTGACTTGGTGGCAAAATTCTTGCTGTGCAAGagtgaggagctgagttcaaattcccagatcCTATATACAGTCAGGTGCAGAACTCCTACCAGACAGGAAttagagacagaatttaaagaagGCAGGTTAGGCTGGCATATGCAGCCATGAATAAGAGAAGCCCTGGCTCAACGTGAAGATGGACACCTGAGATCATCCTCTGACCTTCCTACTACTGTGGGATACACATACCCTCTCCCAGGAATTGTACACAtacagtgttgggagccgactttggtagaaagtggctagattatctttgcagccatctggaaccatataccctgatgaaagacttggttttcaaaagcctacaacagctgaagcacactctgatagcccacatattttgtgttgctgtttactgcccccagctgcaaggcgcacgtggtagccacgcctgcaaggcatgcagttcacgtgctgtccacatgctatccaggccatatatgcctgtaaggcgtaCGTGGTAttcaagcctgcaaggcacacggtgcacgtgctatccacgctatacatgcctgtaaggattacgtcatatccacacctgcaaggcacatggtattcacgcgcctacaaggcacgtggtaaaagcgtataaatagctcagaattcccttcaataaaagagactcaataaaggagacttgataaaagagacttggtgagagactgaatcacaccctgtcttgtctccattcttcgagtctcctgaccctgcagccccactctcttgaccagagcacttagccccaaagcgttgaggcagagtaaaggccacaacattgTGGCATCCAacgtcgggctccagtaagcgggatacagtggaagacaccctgcgctggagaaccagccaactgatggagctggctgaattcagaagtgaaacaaaggtgattgcatgttaacaaaaatggggcaaaaaataagcaaaaacagatgaaaaaggttttaaagatgcaaggagtaaattgcaggctgctctgagtcaagagagccaaacagataaataaaggttatagtaacaaaaatggggcaagaaataagtgagtaaaaacagatgaaaaaggctttaaagacacaaggaataaatagaaggctgctctagacagagagctaagcagaatgataatgttaattgatttaacttttaaaatgggtgtgattctgagttgtatagttatatttttctggataaaaactcaatgtaaaggtttttctggttactggcttaaggaaaggctaatttcgatattacagaatacacagctttggtgaatgaatcttatcacctgcgtgttcactgatgccctggacttccagctggatgcagttaacacagacatccgaggctt includes:
- the LOC117715425 gene encoding uncharacterized protein LOC117715425 isoform X1 — translated: MPIIYPWGERWEKVFKESKASTADVASWVEENSAEDSAHCWLPQLMKRALPGEKYIPGQCSAMEEFQTNDSFQHELEDFIRKQKARGLHPNVCFRKMAEDSVYQKRDSVSPGAPVLGLPFWFRNYSRYSPYKSLTVENQIPYYRQRLESLKHCLKNQPVSQDRKERTRCQEEEASTQEPGMPKGKLYRVRGSCREDSLGRRKVSAEPGDTERSKHRKENHHNGRHSTKGRHRSHHKKKEPEERDLWDEAILGSRY
- the LOC117715425 gene encoding uncharacterized protein LOC117715425 isoform X2, whose protein sequence is MEEFQTNDSFQHELEDFIRKQKARGLHPNVCFRKMAEDSVYQKRDSVSPGAPVLGLPFWFRNYSRYSPYKSLTVENQIPYYRQRLESLKHCLKNQPVSQDRKERTRCQEEEASTQEPGMPKGKLYRVRGSCREDSLGRRKVSAEPGDTERSKHRKENHHNGRHSTKGRHRSHHKKKEPEERDLWDEAILGSRY